TAACTTTGCTCAATCTATTGATGCATGACGTCCTCATAAATTTTGAGAAGaccttttttaattacttcacTGTGATACGTATATATTACGTGTTTTAAATGCATATATGTCATTAGTTTTGTAAGTATAGGAAGTAGGAAAGATATATATGCAGTCCAAGCAATACTACACGATAATGCTCATAGTATAGTGTAAACAAAAGCTCATTTGTCTGAGACTGACCTAAAAGTTATTGAAGAATCCTTTTCTCTAGATctaatattaaacattaaagCATGTTTACCCCACTATAAgtaaataagataatatactaattatactaattgtataatactatatatactaATTGCATtagtaagaaataaatttcactgttggggatattttaactttgaaAGATGCGTAATCCTGTTGAGACCTATGTTTCATAATTCTTGGAAGTCCACAATCCTATTAAAATCCACGTTTTGTAATCATTATTCTTTACAACCTTATAAGCTCTACCAAAATATTCTAACAAATACTTATATCATTTCATTTAGAACATATTCATTTGGAACGATTACCTGATTTACCccataaattttaaacaagaCTTTGTTAAAGataatcataattaattaCCTTTGAATCGTTCACCGTGAAGCAGTgatatctttatataaattatacctTATTGTACAGTAgcaataataacaaaaaattattttttaatcacaGTGGATCGGAGATAAATATGCTGAATCAGTTAATTTTAAACTTGAACAGAGACTGCTTGAAATCGAATCAACCGTTGACCGTTACCGATGTATTTGAAATTATGCGGTTTCGAATAAAGTATCTGATTCGCATGTAAGTTTCTTCGACTATAGTTTAATACTTCTAATTGGTCGACGGAATTTAGGAACCCTGTTAAAATCAAGCATGGacagatttttattaatatgatgAAAGTTGAATGAATGTGTGTAAAAAGCATAAATtaagaacagaaaaataatttcttttttcgtttaaacGTATTTTCTTATCCTTAGCATATCTAATTCTCATGCATGGGAATACATACTTGTGATACTGGCATTAAGGTTTTCAGTGTAAAATTTTCacgtatgtatttaataacataatCATTACATGTTaagcaataaataaaacgattgCAGTTACTTGTAAGTATAATTTATGCCGTTCTATAATtacaacatatatatacaatacatatattacaatatatatatacctgatatataattaacatatataCCTACTTGAAAGAATTACGGCAGATTACAAACTCATACGTCAACTACTATAACATTTGATTTGTGATAAACTCTcgtacaaattaaaataatttatggcTATATATCTACAGTAAAAAGGGGTGCGGCCTTAATCATACAATTGGAAAACAactacattaaaaaatttctaattgtttatttttaaacctATGGGAAAACTTGacataaatgatttttataaaaagtgtGAATTATTATAAGAATTAACGATAGGAGTGAATAGTATCCGACTATAATATTATgtgacaaattttttttataaaatcaatgtAGGATTGACGATATTTTTCTACTGTTTTTGGATGGCCTACAATATGGCTCTTAGGTCATTTTTACATATAGGCGATAGTACATATAAATGGTAAGATAGTTTTTTATatctcaaatttttatattcatcaaTGATTTCATATTACTTActtatagttatatattttttttcagtGTTTTTACTGCAATAAAGTTTAAAcctaaattatatatagttgAAGGATATAaacaaattagaaattttcataagTTTAGAGGTAAAACAAAACTATCACAATCATCAAATTCACTACCAGAAGAGTTCCTTAAAAAGCAATCAAGATATTTTCCCAATTTATGGAAACCATTTACCTTTACTATCATAGTAAGAGATTGttaacatattaaattttatttcaatttatactAAGTTAATTTAAACATAATCCATTGTTTTAGTGTTATAAGTTTTCTTGTGTTTAATTCAGTTTAGTGCAACAACATTTATTGCGACTGCCATTTGGGAGTATGAACGTGTCAGAGATAAAACCTATAGGATAATCAGAAGTTACAAACAATGGGGAATACATGTTTGTATATTGAGACTCatatatagatttattaaaatattttattgctacatattactttatttagcGAACAGGATGGAGACATACAATGGAGAATTGGTGGAAAAACTTATCAGAAggagaaagaatatttattcctATATGTTTCTTAAATGTGTTGATATTTTTGTCATGGCATGTACCAGCATTTCGATTGACAAtgtatcgatatttttcatgcACTCCTACCAGTAGTGAGTAATAcatatctttaaaaatatttattataatataggtATATATAAGAGTAttgaattctatattattaatCAAGGTAGATGTTGGCCAATgttgtttgtaatattttctcattGTTCCCTTCTTCATTTAATTATCaacatgtatgtattatatggCTTCTCTAAAATTGCTGTGGCTCAACTGGGTAGAGAACAATTTTTGGCACTTTATTTAATTAGTGGAGTAGTATCTAGTTTTTcaagttatttatataaagcTGCCATTGGAATAAGAGATCCTTCCTTGGGAGCTGTAAgtattgattaaaatttaatacaaatatgaTTTTAAATGTAACAATATTCATACTAATAATTGCAACATAGTCAGGAGCAATAATGGGTGTCTTTGGATTTGTATGTACTCAGTTTCCAAATGCATACCTgtctattatttttcttccaatgTTCAAATTTACAGCGAGTACGGTAtgtgtaatttcattttaactaCATAAAGTTTGAGTTTTATATGTGAATTagattatatatcttttactaaaaatatctATGTGATCAGGTCATGAAAGCTATAATGGGTTTGGATACTTTGGGATGCCTTATGCGTTGGCAACGTTTTGATCATGCAGCACATTTGGGTGGAGCATTATTTGGAATGTAAGCCcttgtacaaaatttataaaaatttatatattttcttatattatatattctttgttaTAGATTTTGGCAAATGTGGGGTAGTACCAATATATGGCAAAAACGTGAACCAGTATTAGTATTTTGGCATCAAATCCGTGAACCACCTAGATCTAATTAATACCTCcttgttataaaattaatactattacatattatatatttgtaatattataaaaaattttgaaagttaTAAGAAGTGGAAttatataagaaagaaaatgtatttattttgttctttataatttataataaaattattaaaaattttatagtaaGGAAGAAGATACACAATATGGGATGGATTGGCAAAATTCGGGTGGAGCAGATGAGATCTCGATACGTGTATTACTCAAGATTCCGAGAGTCATTTTGAATCGattcgataataataaatcaggAACGATATTATATCCTTTCCTAATAAGTAGATCTTGGTTTCTTGAACAGATTGCATCTGAGTTCATGCTTACATACAGGGTGTTCCGTGTGAGAACTGCAATACCTCATAAGGGATtgaagttattaaaaaaatgttttaacaaaAGTTTGTTTGGTTCGAAAGGGGACGTCATAtggtacaaattatttttttatgggTCGAGTAGTGGGAAGATTTTAAGATCatcatttttctaaatagggtcatatattttttaatagggAATCACTCTGAATTTTTCTGATTCGTACCAAAGCTTGAGTTCTCAAGTCTCGGAATGATTCCGCATACTACATACacagaataaaaataagtaattgttatattttgcatagcataatctatataattaaatattatatctcttttgagctattattattattattattatcattattgtaacgtttatttttatttaagattTACTTTTCAAtgacaaaaatatagaaaaaataagtacatatattaaattaagatttaagatattttacatGATGTTTAATATGATCTTCTATGAATGTAGATATAAAAAAGTAACTATGATCATAGCTTTCTTGAAATCTAAGAACTAAAGATAATCCAGCATCTTTTGCAGCTGATAGTAAATTTTCTGGTAGTAATTGTCCATTTTTCAAGAACTTATCTTCTTTTCCCTAAAATTATATACtcatttattacaaaactttatttcataatataatatcatagtataatacCTGGTCAACCAAAATATCCAAAGGAGGTCCATTGTACTTTTTAGCTAATTCTGTAGCATCCCATTCTCTCCATGCAGCATTAGTTTCTGTTCCACCCAAATAACCAGAGAAAGCCTTTTTCCCCCATGGACATGAAATTGGATTACTTATAGGTGCAAAAGCAGATACTGTTTTGTATAAACCAGGATTTTTTAAAGCACATATTAAAGCTCCATGTCCACCCATActatagaatttaaaataaaattatatgtaaagaTTCTCATTATTAAAAACTAATGAATAGATCGAATTAGAAACTAAGTAAtccaattattaaataattaatggtTGTCCCACTGTTTACCTATGACCCATTATGGATTGTTTGTCTGGTAAAAcaggaaatttttcattaatcaaagCTGGTAGCTCCTTAGTAACATAGCTATACATTCTGTAATGTTTTTTCCAAGGCTCCTTTACCGCATCAACATAAAAACCAGCACCAGTTCCAAAATCCCAATCATCATCTTCTCCAGGTATATTAAGATTACGAGGGCTAGTATCAGGTGCAACTAAGATTACTCCTTGTTCAGAAGCATATTTTTGTGCACCTGCTTTCTGAACAAAATTAGCTTCTGTACATGTCAAGCCAGATAACCAATAAATGACGGGTACAGGTCCTTCTTCCACTTGCGGTGGAAGGAAGATTCcaaaattcattttacatCCCAATTCATAGCtgtgttataaaaaaattggtTAAACTTTACTCCAGGAGACCAAAAATTATTGACTTTTTTTCTGCAATTTTGTAGTTTTCGATGTATATAATACGAAAACACAAGTTTTAAGGCGAGGAATCCACTATTTCAAAAGTTATGACTATGTAAAATTGAgcatttttagaatattttacacgttaaataatcttgcgttttaataatttcgatataaagaatataatattacacagTACCTTTCGTGCGAATAGACTTTCTGCCATCCGCCGAAAACTTTGTTGCTAGAAACTTCGGTAATATCTGGCATCTGGAAACATTTTTCCATGTTAGaactaattaaatttttacattttaattactttt
This genomic window from Bombus fervidus isolate BK054 chromosome 5, iyBomFerv1, whole genome shotgun sequence contains:
- the Rho-7 gene encoding rhomboid family intramembrane serine protease rho-7 is translated as MIFIKRLTIFFYCFWMAYNMALRSFLHIGDSTYKCVFTAIKFKPKLYIVEGYKQIRNFHKFRGKTKLSQSSNSLPEEFLKKQSRYFPNLWKPFTFTIIFSATTFIATAIWEYERVRDKTYRIIRSYKQWGIHRTGWRHTMENWWKNLSEGERIFIPICFLNVLIFLSWHVPAFRLTMYRYFSCTPTSSRCWPMLFVIFSHCSLLHLIINMYVLYGFSKIAVAQLGREQFLALYLISGVVSSFSSYLYKAAIGIRDPSLGASGAIMGVFGFVCTQFPNAYLSIIFLPMFKFTASTVMKAIMGLDTLGCLMRWQRFDHAAHLGGALFGIFWQMWGSTNIWQKREPVLVFWHQIREPPRSN
- the LOC139987733 gene encoding S-formylglutathione hydrolase-like, which gives rise to MPDITEVSSNKVFGGWQKVYSHESYELGCKMNFGIFLPPQVEEGPVPVIYWLSGLTCTEANFVQKAGAQKYASEQGVILVAPDTSPRNLNIPGEDDDWDFGTGAGFYVDAVKEPWKKHYRMYSYVTKELPALINEKFPVLPDKQSIMGHSMGGHGALICALKNPGLYKTVSAFAPISNPISCPWGKKAFSGYLGGTETNAAWREWDATELAKKYNGPPLDILVDQGKEDKFLKNGQLLPENLLSAAKDAGLSLVLRFQESYDHSYFFISTFIEDHIKHHVKYLKS